The genomic stretch GTGAGGAGCAGCTTCTCCAAGATGTATGGAGAGGCGTCCAGGCCGTCCCCTCCCAGTTGCAGGGCCATGAGACCCACGTCCCTGCAGAGCTGGACCCCTCTCCCTGCTCCTTCCCTGGTGTGTCCAGGGTCTAAGGAGCAACCAGGGACCTTCGGGGAGTCCCAGCTTCCCATCTCGTGACTGTCCCGACCTAGTCCCAGCCCTGGATACAAGGTGTGCTGTCCTGGGACAACATCTGGCCAGAGCTTCTCAGGACACTTTACAAAGCAGCATGGCCtttttcacacccacagaacagTCACAGGAGAGCCCTGTGGGCTGGGCGGTCATGTCAACTGAAATGACCAGAGCTAGTGAGGTCTTTTGTTAATAACCTTGACACGGCCTGAGGCCAACCCCCACCAGATGGCCACCCTGGGCCTCGATGGCCTTGGTGCTCCTCAAATCAAATGTGAGTACCTGTCCTTCCCAGGAAGCCTAGGTCTCCTGCTCACACGCCCTCCACGGCCATGGGATTGACTGACATTAAAATCGAGACTGATCTGCACCCTGTGGACCAGAGGATGTGGGGGGGAGGGCGCTGATGCCACTTGGATGCTGCGCACCAGCCCACTCTGCTCTCAGTGCAGAAATTCCCAGGGAGGCATGAACAGATGACAGCAGAAAGTGCTGGAACGCCAGACTCGGCAGAAAAGTCAAGactggggaagcggctgtggctcaataagttgagcttccatctaccatatgggaggccctgggttcatgtcccagggcctccttgtgaaagcaggctcacccacacatcagcgagagccactggcctgcaagcactacggagagccgactcagcgaggtgacacagcaaaaagggaggcaagtaaaaacacagaaaagcacgcagcaaatggacacagagagcagacaacaagcaagccttAAGGATGGGGTGGGATAAATTCAAAAATgaacacagagacacagaagaatgcacagcgaatagaaacagagcagacagcaagcaagcctcaagggagGGAGGGATTAAAAAAATCAAGCCTGATGACTGGAGAGGAAGCCCAAAGGGACCTGAGGAGCTGAGGGAAAAGCATGCCCCCTCTCGCTCTCAGGGTGCCACCCCGCCACCCGCCTCTGTCTGCCCTGCTGCTGGCATCTGTCCACCTCCAGGAATCTTCCCACTCATTGAGGACAGTGGGGTTTGCTGTCCAGGTTTCCGCCTCCAGCGCAAGATGCTCAGAGGAATTCAATATTGTTCCCTGCCTGACAGGAGACATGAAGGTTATGGGCTGTGCCCTCCCCTAGAAGAAGAAGGTCAAAGCACCAAAGGCCCTTGTCACTCACCAACCCTGTCAGAACCACCCCAAGCCCCCAGCTCTGACCTGCTCTTCCTCAGAGGTCACCGATGCCAGGTGAGCTCCTTGGGACACACAGAACTGCTCAGCCTGGTTCCAAGTTTTCTTGACATCAGAAAAGTAATAAAAGTTCCCACTGAAGAACTTCCAGCCTTGCAGGAGCAGCTGGAGAAGCTGAGCTGGAacagaggtgggaggagagggaaccGGGGGCTGATGGTGGATGTCCCAGAGCTGGCCTTCCTGAACCTGCCAGCAGCTGGCCACTGAGGCTCGGTTCCCCAAGGGCAAGTGCTGGTGGGATCACGCCCCTGTCCCATTACCCAGTTCGCCAGGGAATAGCAGCTCAAGGTGCCTGGCTCAATACTCCTGGGACACTCAGCTCTACTACCAAGAAAGACTCTCTGCTGAGACACGTGCTTTCTCACCATGTCACATTATTTCCCATCTAATTACTGCCACCGTACAGTCCTCTCCATCTCAATTCCCACCATctgtctaggaatttgttcatccatCCAGAGACTCCTTTACTTCCTTGACTTGATCTCCATCCACTCTGGCTGCCCCCACCCAGGACTGTCCCAGGACTTCCTCATCACCTGCTCACCTGCCCTCACAGGTGTCACACACTAAGAGCTCATCCTGTCACCAGGAGCCCCAAGTCTcagctctttcctccctccctgtctcCACATCCTGCTCTTTAGTATCATCTCTACCGCAGCTATTGAAATGCTGCCACAacactcatttcttcattcatatcttcaacattcatacattcattgtTCGACATTCCTTAGCTTCTATGAGCCGGGGACTGTTATAAAAAGACCAGTAAGACACGATTCATGCCCTCGAGGAATTTACAGTCTTGTGAAATGAGACAGATGTAAGAAGGGGATGGAAGATGCACTCATTAAATGCCACGTGCAGATTAGAATAGAGGCATGAAAGAGGGTGTCATCTCTGTCacctgggctggggggggggtcTTAGCAAGGGAATCTGGGATGAGATGTTCCTTGAGATGAGTCTTTACAAAAaaactgagggggtggggaatggggaattaatacttaattggtagagagtttctgtttggagccAAGGAAAACTTCTAGCCAGAAaagatgatgatggtagcacaatgttgtgaatgtatATACTGAAACAGTTAAAATGGgagattttatgttatatatgtgttaccacaataaaaaaaatttttaagaaaacctagaactgtacaatacaaagtgTGAAGCCTACTCTAAactatggactctagttaatcatatgattataataatattggttcatcgattttaacaaatgtacccacTAAGGGAAAACATTAATTATGGGCAAAGCTCTCTACCGtctgcaggatttttctgtaaaactacaactgctctaacattttttttttaaattttaatcagaaaatcactttaaaaaaaaactgaagaagactttgCCAGGGGATCAGGTCCAAGAAAAGCCTTCCAGACATGGGGAAATGACATGCGCAAAGGCAGGCAAGCAGGAAACGGCATGGCTTGAGCTGACATGTGCAAAACCTGGGGTGTGGCCCCCATgcaaggggtgggagaggagccTGGAGAGGCTTCCAGCACTACATCTTATGCCCATAACAAGGAATTTCTATTTTCCCCTCTGAGCAATGGGAGGCCCCTGAAGGGTTTTACGGATGGCTCAGATTTGCACTGTAAATATTTCAACATGGTGCAATGTGAAGgcagaacaggaaaaaaagaccACCCTGCTTGGGCCAGAAATATCCATCAGAACCCAACTGCAAAGATCTCAGGAAGAGACAGGCAGCGTGGACCAGGCGTTCCTAAAGTGTGTTCCCTGGACAAGCAGCATCGTACCTCCTGGGAACTTGGCAGAAATGCCCCTTCTCAGGCCCAGTGCAGCCCTGCTTTTTCAGAAATTGTATCTGAACGGTCTGAATTTTAACAAGGCTGCGTGAGATTCTTATGCTCTCTGAAGCCTCAGAACCAGTCGTCCAAACCAGGGGAGGCTAAATTACAGCCCAACACCAGCCTCTTTTTATAAATAGTGTCACTGGAGCAGCCACGCCGATTCATTTACACGTTCTCTTTGGCTGCTTCAGCAGTGCAAGAGGACAGCACTGAGGAGCCATTACAGAGACTGTGGCCCACAGGtctcaattttactatttggccctttaAGGAAAAGTTAAAGTAATGATACTGCACCCTGACTGCCTATGTTTTAAAACTTCCTGGTGCTCAGGCTAAATCCCAGACCAAAATCCATAAGATTTTGTACATGAGCCCCAGGCATGCACTTGGATGACTCCAATGCACAGCCAGGATGGAGCACCTCTCAGTCCATACAAAGCAGGAGGGCAGCAGTGGGGCTcgaggagaggcaggaaggaggaaagacttcCAGGCACTGGTCTGCATGGCCAGTGATTCCTTAGACTCAACTGGAAACAGGGGAAAGAGCAGGGGCTCGGCACTGCCTGCCAAGTCCTCATTTGTCAGCCCCCATCTCTCCAGCAGCTTCTCCCAaccatcccttctctcccccagctCCCTACAGGCATCCTCCTCCTTAGCAAGTGACCTCCTATGCAATCCAGAAACAGATGTGGTTAACAGCAGCTCTCGCAGTCTCGTGTTCCCACATCTGCACAGTAGGGTGGACACCAACTtccacacctgctcccttcccAGCCTCAGAGATTCAAGTACCATCCCAACCCTCTTCAAGGCCAGTCACTCATCATGCATTtcactctcctccctctctcctcccctatcTTCAACATCCACCTCTTTGCTGTTTCCTTTCTGAAAACCTCAGGTGAAGCCTATCCAAATCTACAAACACTCTTTCAAGTTCACCTAAATATTAGCAAGGGTTTCAGATGGAGAGCAGGCAAATTTTCATGGCAATACAGATGTTTGTATTCTCATCTTgcaatttttcaatatttgccaCATTGTCTATAATTAATAGATGTTGTAATAGGGAAATAGATGATGTGCATTGTTTTTTACTCCTCccccatctctccttccctctcaaCTACTTTCCTTGACAGACTCATACACCTGATTGATTCATGACCAACAGTAATCTGGCTGCCACAGAACTCTCCACTGAAACTTCATTCCAATGACTTATCAATTGCCCACCCTCAGTGAACACTTTTCAGTTCTTATTTTACATGGCCTCTCTGGCATGTGCCAGAACTGACCGCTCCTGTCTtgaaattctctcctcttttggctttcccACATGCACATCTCCCAATTCTCCTCCTATCCTCAGTTGGTTGAGACACACGCCTTACTTTCCCTTCTTGCTTCCTGAAGGTTGATTCCTGGCCCCACCCTCAGCCCTCTTCTGCGTTTTGTCTCATGCAAACCCCCCACACCCACTGCTGCAACCAGAACCCACATACCCGGGGCACCCGAGCCTATGTCTGCAGCCCTGGCCTCTCTCCTCAACTCCAGACAGCCTGCAGGCGATGTCCACTTGGATGTCCCCCAAAGCACCACAGCCAGCATGTCCAAATCTTCctgctcttcttcctcctttattcCCTCAGTTGGGGACCCCTCCATTCGGCCACCCAAGTCAGAAACTCAGGGTTCTCCTTAAATCTCTTCAGTGGCTCCTCATTTTCTGGAGGATGAAAGCCAAGCTCACTCAAAGCCTTCCAATCTAGCTTGTGTCTCTCCAACCCTGCCCACCCCTCTTGCCCAGCGTTTTTCAAACTGCAATCACTGACCCATTAGTGGGTCATAAATTTGGTTTATCAGCTTTGAAAAGCTGTgctcttttttaaagaatagaatataaaatgtctgAGTGAGTTCATGCAGTTaagattttgctttttaaacttgCATAGATAGATTAcatagatgattagatagatgacagataagTAGATTTCCTCCCCCCCTTCCACAAAAGGTCCCTTCTCCCCTTTCTATTTGACTCCCCCCTTCAGTTCCCAGTACTTGCTTCTAACTTAACACCTCTTTCACCAATCTATTTGACTTTGTTCACAGGTCTGTCTCCATCTTGCATCTTGTAACCTTCTCAAAAGCAGGCatcatgtcttattcatctttaactCCCTGACACATGGTAGATGTTCATGAAAGTTTCTCAGACACAAGCTCGAATGCTGGCTACAAGGTTAGGTGCGTTACCTATGTTGATTCACTTGATCCTCCCTGTGAAGCAAATCCTATTGCCCCCATTGTGCAGGTGAAGCTCAGAGAAGGTAAGCAACTTGCTCAGGTTCACACCGTTTGTGATAGCTGGAAGTCACAAACAGGTTGTCTGGCCCCACAAGCACACTATGCCATTACCACACACCTTCATCACAAAGATCTGCTTtgtcaaaggagaaatttggtGGAGAGATTATAAGCCAACTGAGAGAGGGACATAGCTTCTCATGTCCTCTGCGCTACCGCCTGGGCACAGAAGAGCCACGTTTATTGGATTTGTCCTCTCTCCATCACCCCTGCTCTTTCCCAGAGGGGACACATGCTTGAGGCTAAAGGGGCAGAAACATCCCAACAATTCTGACCTCCCCAGGGTGGACCCTCCCTACCGCTTACTTTGGGTCCTTTGTAGCTGCTCCTGTGAAGCACAGGCTGCGCGGAGGGTCTCCAGGCTGCTCTGCTGCTCCTGGATTTTCACGCTCAGTGAGTTGGTATTACTCACATTAACTTGTAGCCTCTGGATCTTGACCTGTGCttccttcagtctgttttctAACATCTGGGTCTGGGTATTTAAGGCAGCACCCTTCATTCCTTGTTTGAGGGTCTCTAGCTCTCCCCTGGCATTTTCCAACTCTGCTCTTACTCCTGGGAGCTCAGCTTTTGTCTGCTCCATCCCGCCCTTTGCCATTTGGGTCTGGGCAATGGCAGTTTCCAAATCTCTTTTTAACAACTGAATCACTTCATCAGCCCTGTCCAACTGACCTCTTAATAACTGGATCTCAAAAGTGCTGTTGTGTACACTGCCTTTTATAAAGGTCTGGATCTGGGAATTGAAAGCACTTGCATTTCGCAGAGCTCCCCAGAGCCTCTGGATCTCGGCATTGTGCCCTTCCAAACTGTTGCTTAAAACCTGGTGCTGGGTCCTTAAAACATTGACACTCCCCAGTTTGCCTTTCAAAAGGTGAATCTGAACACTGGCATTCTGTAAACTCATGTTTGCCAAGTGGGCCTGGGCATTTGCCATTTCTAAACCTGCCTTTAGTGTCTGAATTTCAGTGTTGGCATTTTCTAGGCCTCGACTTAACATGTGGAGTACAGTGCTGGTGTTTTCTGAACTGCTTTGTAAGAAATCATGGGTCTGGGAATTCAACATGTTTGCCTTTTCCAGAGCTCTCCTTAGGCCCTGGATCTCAGCATCAGCCCCCTCCAAGGAATTCCTTAACATCTGGGTCTGGATATTCTAGGTGCCAGCATCCTCTAGAACTCCTTTGACCATCCGGATGTCAGCACTTGTGTTTTCCAGGTGGCCGCTGAGCATCTGGATCTGAGAACTGACATTGTCCACATTGTACTTCAGCATCTGCATCTCCACAGCCCAGGTGCTAGAATGCTCTTTAAACAGCTGGAGAGCTTCCTGTGTACCTCTGCCACCCCGACAAAACGGTCGGAATCTGCAGGGGAAGAAATGGAGAAGTCGGCCAAAGAGGGCCATTTcatggggaagcatagagatcaACCAGCATGTTCTGAAGATTTCCGTGGGGAGATGCCTACACCATGGCCCTGAGAGCACCCCCCGTGGCCTGTGGCCCCCTGACCTTGGACCAAACAATAGCCAAAGACCTAATTAGCCATCACACATGAACTATCGGGTCAGAACGATTGAAATTCTTGCTTACTGTAAACTAgctacccccacacacacaccaagagtCATGCAGGTGAGACTTGGATTCTTTTGCCATTGTAACTGAACTTAAAAATAACTCATTATAATATTTAGACCTGTGGAAGTTTAATTCCACAGAAATTTCATCCTCAGAAGAGTCATTGAGAAAAAGAAGATGTGAATAAGGCCCATGTTTTGTCCTGAGCTATATTTGTACACCAACCATTAAGCCTCTTGATTCGTCATTGTTACTCCATAAAACCATGTAGACCACAGACATATATTTTCTGATTACGAATTCCAGGGGGGAAAAAACCATAGGAACAAAATAGGTGCTCCTGGCAGAAGGCCCCTGTTCAATCCACAGTGCTATGATGCAGGTGTGCCACACCTTCAGGTCACCCGGGGCCTCTGAGCTGAAATTGCCTCTGAAAGGGCTGGGCACCCCTACAGAAAACAGAGGACAAGAGTCCCTTCAGAGCAACTTGGGGATATGAGAGCCCTGAGTGAGAGATCTTGGCCACCAGGGCCGTtcaaggaaactgcagcccttTCCTCTGCAGGGTCTTTCCCAGCAAGCCCACCTGCCACGGCCCCTGGTCTTGCCATCACCCTTGGCTCTCCTCATGAGCAAGGACTCAATTTCACACATCCATGGTCACCACCTGGTTCCATCCACCCTCAGGACCCCTGCCCTATTCCTCAAGCCCTGGCTAGGGGATGTGTGAGACCACCTGGCCTTTGGCGGTGtgagaagaacagaaaggaagtCCAGGTTGATCTTcaacaaagaagcaaaggcaattcagtggagaaagcgTAATCCTTTCAACAGATGGCCCTGGAACAATTGAATAGTaatatccaaacaaataaaaaagaacttcaaTCCACACCTCACACCTTTACACAAacactaactcaaaatgaatcattgacctaaactttaaaatttctggaagaaaataggaGAATGTCTTTATGACCTTGGGTAAAGTAAGCAGactgagagaagatatttgcaaattaCACATTTGATAAagaacttgtatctagaatacataaagaacattCAATATTCAACAAGACGAcaaatccattttttaattagacaaGGGCCTAACAGATATTTCATCAAAAAAAGATTCATTTGACTACATGaaataaaatgctcaaaatcattagtaattagagaaatgcaaactaaaaccactGTGAGATATCACTACATACCTACTTATTAGCCTGGCTGAAATGAAAAAGACTCATCATCCCAGGTGTTGAAAAGGATGTGAAGGAGAAGGAACTCTCATCTCCGTGGGTGGCACTATAAATCCTACAACCACTTTGCaacttggcagtttcttaaaaagttaaacatgcacataccctatgacccagccattctaCTCCTAGGTGTTTACCCAGGATAAAATAAAGCTAATTCCATAAAAGGACGTATAGATGAATGTCCACAGCGGCTTTCTTTGaaatcaaaaactggaaacaacccaaatcccATCAACAGCTAATTGGGTAACTCGTGGCGTAGCCATTAAATGGAACactgctcagcaataaaaaggaatgaactactgtgcATGCCACAGCATGGGTGAAACTCAGGGTAGTTAtgctgagtggaagaagccagaggagaaaaaaagagtatgTCCAGTCGATCCCTCATATGTCTATAATGAGAAAATACAAactaatccacagagacagaaagtagagcagtagttgcctggggaggagggaaaacGGAGCAGAGGAATTAGAAAGGGTTACAAACTATGGTGCAGGTAGGGCAGGTGGTGAATGTGTTCAGcatcttgactgtggtgatggtttcatgggtgtacACGTATCAAAACATATTAGATTGTGCACTTTATGTGCACTTTGTGACTCACATTACACTTAATATAgctacattgaaaaaaaaaaattacgcCCTCCTCTAAAGAGGTCAGACCCActgaggggcctggggatggcaGGGGAGAGGCTTGTCCTGGGTCCTGGGCCTCCCGACACCGGCTCCCTtcccgccctccctccctccactgtggCTACTCACTGTCTGGTTCCACAGGTGGTGGCCAGGTGGTGTCTCCCAGGTGGGACTGAAACTCCTGGAATGAGGAATCTGCCCGAGGTTGTTGAACTGAAAGACCCCACTCCTGGGTCACCACCACCTCtcacctggggcctggggacagggTGCACACACACCCTAGTGGTTGGATTCCAGAAGGGGGGAGTTGGCTCCAAGCCCCTCTCAGGGTCTTCCCTCATGGGCTTTGGTTCTGGAGAGGAGCCTCCCCCCTTGGATGGTGGCCTCTGTCTGGTCCCAGGGAGCATCTGGCCCAGAcctggggctggaggtggagtgACCCTCTGGGTGCATTCGGGGTCCCTAGAGGGCTTTATGCAGGACGAGGAGGAAGAGCCATTGGGGTTCAGATGCGCGAGGGGCTCACCCACAACAAGGAGAGCCACGAGGGGGGAGAGCACGGCCACCACCGCCAACACCAGCGTGGCCTCAACTCGCCTCCTCATCTTGGGGCCACAGAAACCACTGCCGCGGGGCCCGTCCCTGGGGGAGAAGCCAGTGTCCAGGACGAGCGTGTGCTCCATGCTCCTGCCCCCTCAGTCTCCCTGTCTGTTCTGTGGGTGAGAACAACGGCCGTGCTTATCACACAGGGAttctggagaagaaaaaggagcaCCTGAGACGAGAGGGGCACCTGGGGCATTGTGGCATCACACAGCCAGGTAGTCCAGCTGGGAGCACAGCACCCAGAAATGGAGGAggatggcgggggcggggggacccACAGAAGAGGAGTTCTGCAAGCCTGTCAGAAGGAAGGATGGAGCAAACGAACAAACAGGAGCAAAGCTGCTTCACGGGTCCTGCCCACAGCAAGCTCACACCTGTGGGGCTGCCACCACCCCACACCCCGGCACGGGGTCCCTGGATCCTGAGAAAGAGCCTCTGCCTCACAGTGTCAGTCCTAgagcctccctgctggaggtcacAATGCCCCCTGGGTTGTGAGATGGGCCGGGCCTGCAGCTCTAGCTTCAGAATAAAGTGTGTTCAGAG from Dasypus novemcinctus isolate mDasNov1 chromosome 17, mDasNov1.1.hap2, whole genome shotgun sequence encodes the following:
- the LOC101417698 gene encoding LOW QUALITY PROTEIN: C-type lectin domain family 4 member F-like (The sequence of the model RefSeq protein was modified relative to this genomic sequence to represent the inferred CDS: substituted 1 base at 1 genomic stop codon), whose protein sequence is MEHTLVLDTGFSPRDGPRGSGFCGPKMRRRVEATLVLAVVAVLSPLVALLVVGEPLAHLNPNGSSSSSCIKPSRDPECTQRVTPPPAPGPRFRPFCRGGRGTQEALQLFKEHSSTWAVEMQMLKYNVDNVSSQIQMLSGHLENTSADIRMVKGVLEDAGTXNIQTQMLRNSLEGADAEIQGLRRALEKANMLNSQTHDFLQSSSENTSTVLHMLSRGLENANTEIQTLKAGLEMANAQAHLANMSLQNASVQIHLLKGKLGSVNVLRTQHQVLSNSLEGHNAEIQRLWGALRNASAFNSQIQTFIKGSVHNSTFEIQLLRGQLDRADEVIQLLKRDLETAIAQTQMAKGGMEQTKAELPGVRAELENARGELETLKQGMKGAALNTQTQMLENRLKEAQVKIQRLQVNVSNTNSLSVKIQEQQSSLETLRAACASQEQLQRTQTQLLQLLLQGWKFFSGNFYYFSDVKKTWNQAEQFCVSQGAHLASVTSEEEQMFLTKFTSASHHWIGLTDRGSEGSWRWVDGTPFNAAWSIRFWSKFQPDNWQHWNGHMEDCVHTQQTWNDIDQRPITGGQHSLQSSWTAARSH